A genomic segment from Thamnophis elegans isolate rThaEle1 chromosome 3, rThaEle1.pri, whole genome shotgun sequence encodes:
- the CDC37L1 gene encoding hsp90 co-chaperone Cdc37-like 1 translates to MALWPPRSREAPSGRVEDLSNPNVQTYNDGIELACQQQKEFVKSSVECKWNLAEAQQKLGSLALHNSESLDQEHAKAQTEIDELRWREEEWRRKEEVLRQKERQNLWNMDFVSKEVFNKSFINQKKRKETEEDASKSFMQKHEEKIRHFGMLSRWFDSQRFLSDHPYLVCEETAKYLLLWCFHLEAEQKGALMEQVAHQAVVMQFIIEMAKSCNVDPRGCFRLFFQRAKTGDEGYLEAFKNELEAFKSRVRICSQSQNCQAMPVQNPLFHNDLNCIGGLAAQNAESLQGCSLQGLVVHREEEEAKMMDTV, encoded by the exons ATGGCGCTTTGGCCTCCGCGTTCTCGGGAGGCACCTTCGGGTCGGGTAGAAGACCTTTCCAACCCAAATGTACAG ACTTATAATGATGGAATCGAACTGGCTTGCCAACAGCAAAAAGAATTTGTAAAGAGTTCTGTAGAATGCAAATGGAATTTAGCAGAAGCCCAGCAAAAACTTGGAAGTTTAGCATTACACAATTCAGAATCTCTGGACCAAGAACATGCCAAAGCACAGACAGAAATTGATGAATTGAGATGGAGAGAAGAAGAATGGCGGCGGAAGGAAGAAGTattaagacagaaagaaagacagaatttATGGAATATGGATTTTGTTAGCAAAGAGGTATTTAACAAG AGTTTTATTAATCAAAAGAAACGGAAAGAAACCGAGGAAGATGCATCTAAATCATTCATGCAAAAACATGAGGAGAAAATTAGACATTTTg GAATGTTGAGCAGATGGTTTGATAGTCAGAGATTTCTCTCTGATCACCCATACCTTGTCTGTGAAGAAACAGCAAAATATCTTCTTTTATGGTGTTTTCATCTAGAAGCAGAACAG AAAGGAGCTCTAATGGAACAAGTAGCTCATCAAGCTGTAGTGATGCAGTTCATTATAGAAATGGCCAAGAGCTGCAATGTGGATCCCCGAGGATGTTTTCGTCTATTTTTCCAAAGAGCTAAG ACAGGGGATGAAGGCTAtttggaagcttttaaaaatgaactggAAGCATTCAAATCAAGAGTGAGGATTTGTTCACAATCCCAGAATTGTCAAGCAATGCCTGTTCAGAATCCTTTATTCCACAATGATCTGAATTGTATAGGTGGACTTGCAGCTCAG AATGCAGAATCGCTTCAAGGCTGCAGTTTGCAGGGTTTAGTGGTAcacagagaggaagaagaagctaaaatgatgGATACAGTATAG